A single Pseudomonas sp. DC1.2 DNA region contains:
- the uvrA gene encoding excinuclease ABC subunit UvrA, producing the protein MDKILIRGARTHNLKNIDLTLPRDKLIVITGLSGSGKSSLAFDTLYAEGQRRYVESLSAYARQFLSMMEKPDVDTIEGLSPAISIEQKSTSHNPRSTVGTITEIYDYLRLLYARVGIPRCPDHDIPLEAQTVSQMVDLVLAQPEGSKLMLLAPVIRERKGEHLSVFEELRAQGFVRARVNGRLCELDELPKLDKQKKHSIDVVVDRFKVRADMQQRLAESFETALKLADGIALVAPMDDEPGEEMIFSARFACPICGHAISELEPKLFSFNNPAGACPTCDGLGVKQFFDIKRLVNGELTLAEGAIRGWDRRNVYYFQMLGSLASHYKFSLEVPFNELPTEQQKFILHGSGSQNVDFKYLNDRGDIVKRSHPFEGIVPNLERRYRETESASVREELAKFLSTQHCPDCRGTRLRREARHVWVGEKTLPAVTNLPIGDACEYFGGLKLTGRRGEIADKILKEIRERLQFLVNVGLDYLSLDRSADTLSGGEAQRIRLASQIGAGLVGVLYILDEPSIGLHQRDNDRLLGTLKHLRDIGNTVIVVEHDEDAIRLADYVVDIGPGAGVHGGHIVAEGTPAEVMAHPDSLTGKYLSGRVKIAVPAKRTPRNKKLMLSLKGARGNNLRNVDLEIPLGLLTCVTGVSGSGKSTLINNTLFPLSATALNGATTLEAAAHDSIKGLEHLDKVVDIDQSPIGRTPRSNPATYTGLFTPIRELFAGVPESRSRGYGPGRFSFNVKGGRCEACQGDGLIKVEMHFLPDIYVPCDVCKSKRYNRETLEIKYKGKSIHETLEMTIEEARVFFDAVPALARKLQTLMDVGLSYIKLGQSATTLSGGEAQRVKLSRELSKRDTGKTLYILDEPTTGLHFADIQQLLDVLHRLRDHGNTVVVIEHNLDVIKTADWLIDLGPEGGSKGGQIIAVGTPEEVSEMKQSYTGFYLKPLLARDKA; encoded by the coding sequence TTGGACAAGATCCTGATTCGTGGGGCCCGAACCCACAACCTGAAGAACATCGACCTGACCCTGCCGCGGGACAAACTGATCGTCATCACCGGCCTGTCCGGGTCCGGCAAGTCATCGCTGGCCTTCGATACGCTCTATGCGGAAGGTCAACGGCGCTACGTCGAGTCGCTGTCGGCCTATGCCCGGCAGTTTTTGTCGATGATGGAAAAACCTGACGTCGATACCATCGAGGGTCTCTCTCCAGCCATTTCCATTGAACAGAAATCGACCTCGCACAACCCCCGCTCGACAGTCGGCACCATCACCGAAATCTACGACTACCTGCGCCTGCTCTACGCCCGCGTTGGCATTCCACGCTGCCCGGATCACGACATCCCGCTGGAAGCGCAGACCGTCAGTCAGATGGTTGACCTGGTCCTGGCACAACCGGAAGGCAGCAAACTCATGCTGCTGGCCCCGGTCATCCGCGAACGCAAAGGCGAGCACCTGTCCGTTTTCGAGGAACTGCGCGCCCAAGGCTTTGTTCGGGCCCGCGTCAACGGCCGGCTGTGCGAGCTGGACGAATTGCCGAAACTGGATAAACAGAAAAAACACTCGATCGATGTGGTGGTCGACCGTTTCAAGGTCCGGGCCGACATGCAACAGCGCCTGGCCGAATCTTTCGAGACCGCGCTAAAGCTCGCAGACGGCATCGCGCTGGTCGCACCGATGGACGACGAGCCCGGCGAAGAAATGATTTTCTCTGCACGCTTCGCTTGCCCGATTTGCGGTCATGCGATCAGCGAGCTGGAACCCAAGCTCTTTTCCTTCAACAATCCAGCTGGCGCCTGCCCGACTTGCGATGGTCTGGGCGTTAAACAGTTCTTCGACATCAAACGGCTGGTGAACGGTGAGCTGACGCTGGCCGAAGGCGCAATACGCGGCTGGGACCGGCGCAACGTCTATTACTTTCAAATGCTCGGGTCGCTGGCCTCGCATTACAAGTTCAGTCTTGAAGTGCCCTTCAATGAATTACCGACCGAACAGCAGAAATTCATCCTGCACGGTAGCGGCTCGCAGAACGTTGACTTCAAGTACCTGAACGACCGGGGCGACATCGTCAAACGCTCGCACCCATTCGAAGGCATCGTGCCGAACTTGGAACGCCGCTACCGCGAAACCGAGTCTGCCTCCGTGCGCGAAGAGCTGGCCAAGTTCCTCAGCACCCAGCACTGCCCCGACTGCCGCGGCACCCGATTGCGACGCGAGGCACGGCACGTATGGGTTGGCGAGAAGACATTACCGGCGGTGACCAACCTGCCCATTGGCGATGCCTGTGAATATTTCGGGGGGCTGAAACTGACTGGCCGCCGCGGTGAAATCGCCGACAAGATTCTCAAGGAAATTCGCGAGCGCCTGCAATTTCTGGTCAACGTGGGTCTCGACTATCTCTCATTGGATCGCAGCGCCGACACCCTCTCGGGCGGTGAAGCGCAGCGTATTCGTCTGGCCAGTCAGATTGGCGCAGGCTTGGTGGGGGTTCTTTATATCCTCGACGAACCCTCGATTGGCTTGCACCAGCGGGACAACGATCGCCTGCTCGGCACCCTCAAGCACCTGAGGGACATCGGCAACACGGTGATCGTGGTCGAGCACGACGAGGACGCCATTCGCCTAGCGGACTATGTGGTAGATATCGGCCCAGGCGCCGGTGTACATGGCGGGCACATCGTTGCCGAAGGTACGCCAGCCGAAGTCATGGCTCACCCTGACTCGCTGACCGGCAAATACTTGTCGGGCCGAGTGAAGATCGCAGTGCCCGCCAAGCGCACACCACGCAACAAGAAGCTGATGCTGTCGCTCAAGGGCGCTCGCGGCAACAACCTGCGCAATGTCGATCTGGAAATTCCGCTGGGGCTGCTGACCTGCGTGACTGGCGTGTCGGGTTCGGGAAAATCGACGCTGATCAACAACACCCTGTTCCCGTTGAGTGCAACGGCACTCAACGGTGCCACGACCCTTGAGGCTGCCGCTCACGACAGCATCAAGGGCCTGGAGCACCTGGACAAGGTTGTGGACATCGACCAGAGCCCGATCGGTCGCACACCACGCTCCAACCCAGCGACGTACACCGGCTTGTTCACACCGATTCGCGAACTGTTCGCCGGCGTACCGGAGTCTCGCTCCCGAGGTTACGGCCCGGGCCGCTTCTCCTTCAATGTGAAGGGCGGGCGCTGCGAGGCCTGCCAGGGCGATGGCTTGATCAAGGTAGAAATGCACTTCCTGCCGGACATCTACGTCCCGTGCGACGTTTGCAAAAGCAAGCGTTATAACCGCGAGACTCTGGAGATCAAGTACAAAGGCAAGAGCATCCACGAAACCCTCGAGATGACCATCGAGGAAGCACGCGTGTTCTTCGATGCGGTCCCGGCCTTGGCACGCAAGCTTCAAACGCTGATGGACGTTGGCTTGTCGTACATCAAACTGGGTCAATCAGCGACCACGCTGTCCGGTGGTGAAGCCCAACGGGTGAAGCTCTCTCGCGAGCTGTCAAAGCGCGATACCGGCAAAACCCTGTACATCCTTGATGAGCCAACCACTGGTTTGCATTTCGCAGACATCCAGCAATTGCTCGACGTGCTGCATCGACTGCGCGACCACGGCAACACCGTGGTGGTGATTGAGCACAACCTTGATGTGATCAAGACCGCCGACTGGTTGATCGACCTCGGGCCAGAGGGCGGCTCCAAGGGCGGACAGATCATTGCCGTCGGTACGCCGGAAGAAGTGTCTGAGATGAAGCAGTCTTACACGGGCTTCTACCTCAAGCCATTATTAGCTCGCGACAAGGCCTGA
- a CDS encoding single-stranded DNA-binding protein: MARGVNKVILVGTCGQDPEVRYLPNGNAVTNLSLATSEQWTDKQTGQKVEKTEWHRVSMFGKVAEIAGEYLRKGSQVYIEGKLQTREWEKDGIKRYTTEIVVDMQGTMQLLGGRPQQGEQQGGGNNYQQSAPAPRQQAPRPQQSAPQQSSPQQSRPAPQQAAPQPAPDFDSFDDDIPF; this comes from the coding sequence ATGGCCCGTGGGGTTAACAAAGTCATATTGGTCGGTACTTGCGGCCAGGATCCCGAAGTTCGCTACCTGCCTAACGGTAACGCCGTGACTAACCTGAGTCTGGCGACCAGCGAACAGTGGACCGATAAGCAAACCGGTCAGAAGGTCGAGAAGACTGAATGGCACCGTGTATCGATGTTTGGCAAGGTTGCCGAAATCGCCGGCGAGTATCTGCGTAAAGGTTCGCAGGTTTATATCGAAGGCAAGTTGCAAACCCGCGAGTGGGAAAAAGACGGTATCAAGCGTTACACCACGGAAATCGTGGTCGACATGCAAGGCACCATGCAACTGTTGGGCGGCCGTCCACAGCAGGGCGAGCAACAAGGCGGGGGCAATAACTACCAGCAATCCGCCCCGGCCCCGCGCCAACAGGCTCCGCGTCCTCAGCAGTCGGCACCGCAACAGTCTTCACCGCAACAATCGCGCCCGGCACCACAGCAGGCTGCCCCGCAGCCGGCTCCGGATTTCGACAGCTTTGATGACGATATTCCGTTCTAG
- a CDS encoding MFS transporter — protein MHDPHSERMSGSETRAASGLALVFAFRMLGMFMVLPVLATYGMDLAGATPALIGLAIGAYGLTQAIFQIPFGIISDRIGRRPVIYLGLIVFALGSVLAANADSIWGVIAGRILQGAGAISAAVMALLSDLTREQHRTKAMAMIGMTIGLSFAVAMVVGPLLTRAFGLSGLFLATGGMALFGIVIVMFMVPKSIGPLQHRESGVARQALLPTLKHPDLLRLDLGIFVLHAMLMSSFVALPLALVEKAGLPKEQHWWVYLTALLISFFAMIPFIIYGEKKRKMKRVLLGAVVTLMLTELFFWKFGDSLRALVIGTVVFFTAFNLLEASLPSLISKVSPAGGKGTAMGVYSTSQFLGSALGGIMGGWMFQHGGLSVVFLGCAGLAALWLAFAVTMREPPYVTSLRLPLSAEAIREAGLVERLKAVVGVTDAVIVEEEAAIYIKLDTELLDRTTLERLVNNPAEAACVA, from the coding sequence ATGCACGATCCCCACAGCGAACGCATGAGTGGCAGTGAGACCCGCGCAGCAAGCGGTCTGGCCCTGGTGTTCGCCTTCCGTATGCTTGGCATGTTCATGGTGTTGCCGGTACTGGCGACCTATGGGATGGATCTGGCCGGAGCGACCCCGGCCCTTATCGGGCTGGCGATTGGCGCTTACGGCTTGACCCAGGCGATTTTTCAAATTCCGTTCGGTATCATTTCCGACCGTATCGGGCGCCGGCCGGTTATCTACCTCGGGTTGATTGTGTTTGCGCTCGGCAGTGTGTTGGCAGCTAATGCGGACTCGATCTGGGGCGTGATCGCCGGGCGCATCCTGCAAGGTGCCGGGGCGATTTCCGCCGCCGTCATGGCCTTGCTGTCAGACCTGACGCGCGAGCAGCACCGGACTAAAGCCATGGCCATGATCGGTATGACCATCGGCCTGTCGTTCGCTGTCGCGATGGTTGTCGGGCCTTTGTTGACGCGGGCCTTTGGCCTGTCTGGCCTGTTTCTGGCGACCGGCGGCATGGCGCTGTTCGGCATTGTCATCGTCATGTTTATGGTGCCGAAGTCCATCGGCCCATTACAGCACCGCGAGTCGGGTGTCGCGCGTCAGGCGCTGTTGCCGACGCTCAAGCATCCAGACTTGCTACGCCTGGACTTGGGCATTTTTGTGCTGCACGCGATGTTGATGTCGAGTTTTGTCGCATTGCCCCTGGCGCTGGTCGAGAAAGCCGGGCTGCCCAAAGAGCAGCACTGGTGGGTCTACCTTACCGCGCTGCTGATTTCTTTCTTCGCCATGATCCCGTTCATTATCTACGGCGAGAAGAAACGCAAAATGAAACGAGTTTTACTCGGTGCCGTCGTGACGCTGATGCTCACTGAGCTATTCTTCTGGAAGTTCGGTGATAGCTTGCGGGCTCTGGTGATAGGGACGGTGGTGTTTTTTACCGCGTTCAATTTGCTCGAAGCGTCCTTGCCATCACTGATCAGCAAGGTCTCCCCGGCAGGCGGCAAGGGCACGGCGATGGGGGTTTACTCCACCAGTCAGTTCCTCGGTTCAGCACTGGGCGGGATTATGGGCGGCTGGATGTTCCAGCACGGCGGTTTGTCGGTTGTGTTCCTCGGATGCGCCGGCCTGGCTGCCCTCTGGCTGGCCTTTGCTGTTACCATGCGCGAACCTCCCTACGTGACGAGCCTGCGCTTGCCGCTGTCGGCCGAAGCGATCCGCGAAGCGGGTCTGGTCGAGCGCCTGAAGGCCGTTGTAGGGGTAACAGATGCAGTGATCGTCGAAGAAGAAGCGGCGATTTACATCAAATTGGACACAGAACTATTGGATCGCACCACCCTCGAGCGCTTGGTGAACAACCCGGCCGAGGCAGCGTGCGTAGCCTAG